Proteins encoded together in one Planctomyces sp. SH-PL14 window:
- a CDS encoding sugar kinase, which translates to MRVVTFGEVMLRLAPAGKYRLSQVIPGELQATFGGGELNVAVSIARQGGQSAFLTAVPDNVVTDSLVAELRRWNVDADLIQRDKTGRFGIYFVETGANQRGGTVTYDRDQACIALRGPDKYDWNTAFAGADWFHITGITPALSAPAAASALAAVQEAKKRGLTTSCDLNFRKKLWKWKSGTKPADLARETMQQLVASLDVVIANEEDAELTLGIHSEGTSVEHGQINLEGYESVARQIVSQYPNVKKVAITLRESYSADHNNWGAMLLDVATDTAHFAPLNDDGAYEPYEMRNIVDRVGAGDSFAGALIFALRTPELSKPEAALRYAVAASCLKHTVWGDFNDVSRAEIEALMNGSGSGRVQR; encoded by the coding sequence ATGCGCGTGGTGACCTTCGGCGAAGTAATGCTCCGGCTGGCCCCGGCCGGCAAATACCGGCTCTCCCAGGTCATCCCCGGCGAACTCCAGGCCACCTTCGGCGGCGGCGAACTCAACGTCGCCGTCTCCATCGCCCGCCAGGGAGGCCAGTCCGCCTTCCTCACCGCCGTCCCGGACAACGTTGTCACCGACTCCCTCGTCGCCGAACTCCGCCGCTGGAACGTCGACGCCGACCTCATCCAACGCGACAAAACCGGCCGCTTCGGGATCTACTTCGTCGAGACCGGCGCCAACCAGCGCGGCGGCACCGTCACCTACGACCGCGACCAGGCCTGCATCGCCCTCCGCGGTCCCGACAAGTACGACTGGAACACGGCTTTCGCCGGCGCCGACTGGTTCCACATCACCGGCATCACCCCCGCCCTCAGCGCCCCCGCCGCCGCCTCCGCCCTCGCCGCCGTCCAGGAAGCCAAGAAGCGCGGCCTCACGACGTCGTGCGACCTCAACTTCCGCAAGAAGCTCTGGAAGTGGAAGAGCGGCACCAAGCCCGCCGACCTCGCCCGCGAGACGATGCAGCAGCTCGTCGCCTCGCTCGACGTCGTGATCGCCAACGAAGAGGACGCGGAACTGACCCTCGGCATCCATTCCGAAGGGACGAGCGTCGAACACGGCCAGATCAACCTCGAAGGCTACGAGTCGGTCGCCCGGCAGATCGTCTCGCAGTACCCGAACGTCAAGAAGGTCGCGATCACGCTCCGTGAGAGCTACTCGGCCGACCACAACAACTGGGGAGCGATGCTCCTCGACGTCGCCACCGACACCGCCCACTTCGCGCCGCTGAACGACGACGGGGCGTACGAGCCCTACGAGATGCGGAACATCGTCGACCGCGTCGGCGCGGGGGACTCATTCGCCGGGGCCCTGATCTTCGCCCTCCGGACCCCGGAGCTGTCGAAGCCCGAAGCCGCCCTGCGGTACGCCGTCGCGGCGA
- a CDS encoding cytidylyltransferase domain-containing protein, with product MNAVAFVFARGGSKGCPGKNVRPLGGVPLIGRAIRTAQATGRFREVIVSTDDAEIARVARTFGALTPFVRPADLAGDTSPEWLAWRHAVQFYNDHSTVGPMDLFVSVPAVAPLREPQDITGCLDLFAQHRHETDVVLTVTTPSSNPYFSMLRTDAEGLAHLAAVPPGGSVARRQDAPPVWAITPVTYAVRPDHILHGERMLAGRTRTVFVPPERAVDIDTELDFAFAEFLMARTSGTTLRAAA from the coding sequence ATGAATGCGGTGGCGTTTGTCTTTGCTCGCGGCGGGTCAAAAGGGTGTCCCGGGAAAAACGTGCGGCCGCTCGGCGGCGTCCCGCTGATCGGTCGGGCGATCCGGACCGCCCAGGCGACAGGCCGGTTCCGCGAAGTCATCGTCTCGACCGACGATGCCGAAATCGCCCGCGTCGCCCGCACCTTCGGCGCCCTGACGCCGTTCGTCCGGCCGGCTGACCTGGCGGGCGACACCTCTCCCGAGTGGCTGGCGTGGCGGCACGCCGTCCAGTTCTACAACGATCACTCGACCGTCGGGCCGATGGATCTCTTCGTGAGCGTCCCGGCAGTCGCCCCGCTGCGGGAGCCGCAGGACATCACCGGCTGCCTCGATCTGTTTGCCCAGCACCGTCATGAGACCGATGTCGTCCTGACGGTCACGACGCCGAGTTCGAACCCGTACTTCAGCATGCTCCGGACCGACGCCGAGGGGCTCGCCCATCTGGCCGCGGTTCCGCCGGGAGGCTCGGTCGCCCGGCGGCAGGACGCCCCGCCGGTCTGGGCGATCACGCCGGTCACCTACGCGGTGCGGCCGGACCACATCCTGCACGGCGAGCGGATGCTGGCGGGCCGGACCAGGACCGTCTTCGTCCCCCCGGAGCGGGCGGTCGACATCGACACGGAGCTGGACTTCGCCTTCGCGGAGTTCCTGATGGCCCGGACCTCCGGCACCACTCTCCGGGCCGCGGCCTGA
- the neuB gene encoding N-acetylneuraminate synthase translates to MSSSFAIGERVVGAGAPCFVIAEAGVNHNGSVDLAVQLVDVAADCGADAIKFQTFRAEKLVTAEAKQAEYQSRNMGQTESQLTMLRRLELSQDDHLKVMAHCRQRGIGFLSTPFDEESADFLDREGMPAIKIPSGEVTNLPLIEHLAAKGRPVLLSTGMCRLSEVEACVMTLEGCGVRDLAILHCVSNYPAAPADTNLRAMRTMAEAFGHPVGYSDHTLGNEVSFAAVALGACVIEKHFTLDRSLPGPDHKASAEPAQLRQLVEGIRTIESAMGTGRKWPAAAELNTASVARRSVVAARTIPFGQIIRREDLITRRPGHGLAPAMIPQIVGMTAREEIPEGTLLSLRMVS, encoded by the coding sequence ATGAGTTCGTCGTTTGCGATCGGAGAACGGGTTGTCGGTGCGGGGGCGCCGTGCTTCGTCATCGCCGAGGCGGGAGTCAACCACAACGGCTCGGTCGACCTCGCGGTGCAGCTGGTCGACGTCGCGGCGGACTGCGGGGCCGATGCGATCAAGTTCCAGACGTTCCGCGCCGAGAAACTCGTCACGGCGGAGGCGAAGCAGGCGGAGTACCAGTCGCGGAACATGGGCCAGACCGAGTCGCAGCTCACGATGCTGCGGCGGCTGGAGCTGAGCCAGGACGACCATCTCAAGGTGATGGCCCACTGCCGGCAGCGGGGGATCGGGTTCCTCTCGACCCCCTTCGATGAAGAGAGCGCGGACTTCCTCGATCGCGAGGGAATGCCGGCGATCAAGATCCCGTCCGGGGAAGTGACCAACCTGCCCCTTATTGAACACCTCGCGGCCAAGGGCCGGCCGGTCCTCCTCTCGACCGGCATGTGCCGGCTCAGCGAAGTCGAAGCGTGCGTGATGACGCTCGAAGGGTGCGGCGTGCGGGACCTGGCGATCCTGCACTGCGTCAGCAACTACCCGGCGGCCCCGGCCGATACGAACCTGCGGGCGATGCGGACGATGGCCGAGGCGTTCGGCCATCCGGTCGGTTACTCGGACCACACTCTGGGAAATGAAGTCTCGTTCGCCGCGGTCGCCCTCGGGGCGTGCGTCATCGAAAAGCACTTCACGCTCGACCGGTCGCTTCCCGGACCGGACCACAAGGCCTCGGCGGAACCGGCTCAGCTCCGGCAGCTTGTCGAAGGAATCCGGACGATCGAATCCGCAATGGGGACTGGCCGCAAGTGGCCCGCGGCGGCGGAGCTCAACACGGCCAGTGTCGCCCGGCGGAGCGTCGTGGCGGCCCGGACGATCCCGTTCGGCCAGATCATCCGGCGGGAAGACCTCATCACGCGGCGGCCCGGCCACGGCCTCGCTCCCGCCATGATTCCGCAGATCGTCGGCATGACCGCCCGCGAGGAGATCCCGGAGGGGACGCTCCTTTCGCTGAGGATGGTGTCATGA
- the neuC gene encoding UDP-N-acetylglucosamine 2-epimerase, with the protein MSAASQQPVQARTITAVTGARSDYGILRPILRRIAEEPTLGLDLMVTGMHLSPAFGLTVRGIEADGYPIRDRIDCLLAADTPQAIAHAMGLTVLGFSQAFARQMPDVLLLLGDRTETLAAAVAALPFRIPIVHVHGGEVTEGAIDDAARHCITKLAHLHCVSTGEFGDRVIRMGELPERVHVTGAPGLDAIHETPLFTPAEFEREFGVPLDEPPIVVTFHPVTREFEKTERYITSLLDVLATIPQPIVFTYPNADTNGRVIIEAIDRFVRVTPRARAVVSLGSRGYFTLMRHAAAMVGNSSSGLIEAAAFELPVVNIGTRQAGRPQPRNVIQSGYDTVSIQESLHRALDIVFRASLAGLVNPYGDGQAAWRIVEILRQVDLERIIRKPFYDGPFSQESRHAA; encoded by the coding sequence ATGAGTGCGGCGTCTCAGCAGCCGGTGCAGGCGAGGACGATCACCGCTGTCACCGGCGCCCGCTCGGACTACGGGATCCTCCGTCCGATCCTGCGGCGGATCGCCGAGGAGCCGACGCTCGGTCTCGACCTGATGGTGACGGGGATGCATCTCTCCCCCGCCTTCGGTCTCACGGTCCGGGGGATCGAAGCGGACGGGTATCCGATCCGCGACCGGATCGACTGCCTCCTCGCCGCCGACACGCCGCAGGCGATCGCCCATGCGATGGGACTGACGGTCCTCGGGTTCTCGCAGGCGTTCGCCCGCCAGATGCCCGACGTGCTGCTGCTCCTCGGCGACCGCACCGAAACCCTCGCTGCCGCCGTGGCGGCCCTCCCGTTCCGGATTCCGATTGTCCACGTCCACGGCGGTGAAGTGACCGAAGGGGCAATCGACGACGCCGCCCGGCACTGCATCACGAAGCTGGCCCACCTCCATTGTGTCTCGACAGGCGAGTTCGGCGACCGCGTGATCCGGATGGGGGAACTTCCCGAGCGGGTCCACGTCACCGGCGCTCCGGGGCTCGACGCGATCCACGAGACTCCGCTCTTCACGCCGGCCGAGTTCGAGCGGGAGTTCGGCGTCCCTCTCGACGAGCCGCCGATCGTCGTCACCTTCCACCCCGTGACCCGCGAGTTTGAAAAGACCGAGCGGTACATCACGAGCCTGCTCGACGTCCTCGCGACCATTCCGCAGCCGATCGTCTTCACTTATCCCAACGCCGACACGAACGGCCGGGTGATCATCGAGGCGATCGACCGTTTCGTCCGCGTCACGCCGCGGGCCCGGGCGGTCGTGAGTCTCGGCAGCCGGGGCTACTTCACGCTCATGCGGCACGCCGCCGCGATGGTCGGCAACTCGTCTTCCGGTTTGATCGAGGCGGCGGCGTTCGAGCTGCCGGTCGTCAACATCGGGACCCGGCAGGCGGGCCGGCCGCAGCCGCGGAACGTGATTCAGTCCGGGTACGACACCGTGTCGATACAGGAGAGCCTGCATCGGGCTCTCGATATCGTGTTTCGAGCATCGCTAGCGGGCCTGGTCAATCCCTATGGGGACGGACAGGCCGCCTGGCGGATCGTTGAGATCCTGCGGCAGGTCGATCTCGAACGCATCATTCGCAAACCGTTTTACGACGGTCCGTTTTCTCAGGAGAGTCGCCATGCCGCCTGA
- a CDS encoding acetyltransferase — protein sequence MPPEPHTNGRMPVLGLGAGGHAGVVIECLTLADRYAVVGLLDGAASELGPNRHGVPLLGGDEELPRLRATGIVHAFIGVGTPRNTDPRILLWGRLKELGFEVVSAVHPTAIVSSLATYGEGVTILARAVVNPQARLGQNVLINTGAIVEHDCQIGDHAHIASGAVLAGGVQVERGAFVGAGACIRPGIVIGAGAVVGTGAVVVKNVAAGSVVVGNPARPMAKQKPLLSMRAAS from the coding sequence ATGCCGCCTGAACCGCACACCAATGGCCGGATGCCGGTCCTGGGCCTCGGCGCGGGGGGACATGCCGGGGTGGTGATCGAGTGCCTGACGCTGGCGGACCGATATGCCGTCGTGGGGCTGCTCGACGGGGCCGCCTCGGAGCTGGGGCCGAACCGTCATGGCGTTCCGCTGCTCGGTGGTGACGAGGAACTGCCGCGGCTTCGCGCGACGGGGATCGTTCATGCCTTTATCGGCGTCGGGACTCCGCGGAACACGGATCCCCGAATCCTGCTGTGGGGGCGGCTGAAGGAGCTTGGCTTCGAGGTCGTCAGCGCGGTTCATCCCACGGCGATCGTTTCGTCGCTGGCCACTTACGGTGAAGGGGTGACGATCCTGGCCCGGGCGGTCGTGAACCCGCAGGCACGGCTGGGGCAGAATGTTCTGATCAATACCGGTGCGATCGTCGAGCATGATTGCCAGATCGGGGACCACGCGCACATCGCCTCCGGGGCGGTGCTGGCCGGCGGCGTTCAAGTCGAGCGGGGAGCTTTCGTTGGGGCCGGGGCCTGTATCCGTCCGGGGATTGTGATCGGTGCGGGTGCGGTCGTCGGGACGGGCGCGGTGGTCGTCAAGAATGTGGCGGCCGGGAGTGTTGTTGTGGGCAACCCGGCCCGTCCGATGGCGAAGCAGAAGCCGCTGCTCTCGATGCGCGCGGCGTCCTGA
- a CDS encoding SEC-C metal-binding domain-containing protein yields MDKVGRNDPCPCGSGKKYKKCHGA; encoded by the coding sequence ATGGACAAGGTCGGTCGGAACGACCCCTGCCCGTGCGGCAGCGGCAAGAAGTACAAGAAGTGCCACGGAGCGTGA
- a CDS encoding DUF1559 domain-containing protein gives MKSRSRSPLSPAPRRGFTLIELLVSIAIIAVLVSLLLPAVQQSREAARQAQCKNNLKQIGVALHNFHEAQGYLPGLALCGSGVEDLNPGMQNIWFAFRHTPPSVFLLPYTDQAAAYNDWNLKLGGTDNVTPGRPGGPTNATICKNPLAMYLCPSMPAPVSPVYPGYSSYGWSRGGYDVHVPAQAGDLAKKVSPTYGWSQSDGVFVTAWDGGLTWPEADSLVAQHAANTEWWNDPARNKQHWSDIADGLSNTMAAGELHHGMMEGYTSTTINGASVGTIPVASSGPTAWGANGGDYYCEGTTNVRMNLRQGPYYSRSITDPMGLRDVAYNSPLFSFRSMHPGGVNFLLCDGSVTFMSENIDMSVYRALGSRNKKEIIGER, from the coding sequence ATGAAATCCCGAAGCCGCTCGCCGCTATCCCCCGCGCCCCGCCGCGGATTCACCCTGATCGAGCTCCTCGTCTCGATTGCCATCATCGCGGTCCTGGTCTCGCTCCTCCTGCCGGCCGTGCAGCAGTCCCGCGAGGCGGCCCGCCAGGCGCAGTGCAAGAACAACCTCAAGCAGATCGGCGTCGCCCTCCACAACTTCCACGAGGCGCAGGGGTATCTGCCGGGCCTGGCGCTGTGCGGGTCCGGGGTCGAAGACCTGAACCCCGGCATGCAGAACATCTGGTTCGCGTTCCGGCATACGCCGCCGTCCGTGTTCCTGCTCCCCTACACCGATCAGGCGGCGGCCTACAACGACTGGAACCTCAAGCTGGGAGGGACCGACAACGTGACTCCGGGACGGCCCGGCGGTCCCACGAACGCCACGATCTGCAAGAACCCGCTGGCCATGTACCTCTGCCCCTCCATGCCGGCGCCGGTCAGTCCCGTGTATCCCGGCTACTCAAGCTACGGCTGGAGCCGGGGGGGCTATGACGTGCACGTCCCCGCCCAGGCGGGCGATCTCGCGAAGAAGGTTTCCCCCACGTACGGCTGGTCGCAGAGCGACGGCGTGTTCGTCACCGCCTGGGACGGCGGCCTCACCTGGCCCGAGGCCGACTCCCTGGTCGCCCAGCACGCGGCGAACACCGAGTGGTGGAACGACCCCGCTCGGAACAAGCAGCACTGGTCGGACATCGCGGACGGCCTGTCCAACACGATGGCTGCCGGAGAACTGCACCACGGCATGATGGAGGGCTACACGAGCACGACGATCAACGGCGCTTCGGTCGGAACGATTCCGGTCGCGTCCTCCGGCCCGACCGCCTGGGGAGCCAACGGCGGCGACTACTACTGCGAAGGGACGACGAACGTCCGCATGAACCTCCGCCAGGGCCCCTACTACAGCCGGAGCATCACCGACCCCATGGGCCTCCGGGATGTCGCCTACAACAGCCCGCTCTTCTCGTTCCGCAGCATGCATCCGGGGGGCGTGAACTTCCTGCTCTGCGACGGTTCGGTCACGTTCATGAGCGAGAACATCGACATGTCGGTCTACCGGGCGCTAGGGAGCCGCAACAAAAAGGAGATCATCGGGGAGCGTTGA